The genomic segment GCAATGGGTGGTAacctctgctgcctgcagctgtCTCTGCCATAGAAGAGGGCTTAATTGCTTCTCTTGTTGAGCCTGAAGGAGGTTGCTTGGCTCCCACTGGCTTTCATTAGGCCACTGATTGTCCTTGGGTCAAACACCCCCTGGAAGAGGACTTTCAACATCACGATATGAAGGAAAACATGGAATGGATTAGAATATTCATCAGGAGCAAagctcttccttccttcctgccacACGCCGTCACCTCTGTCCCTACCAGGGTCAACAGACGCTCCTTGGTGATTTTTCATGTCATCACATTCTCACTGTTCAGATCCCTAAATCGTGATGATCATTCCAATTCCTTACCCCTTTGCGGGGCGCTGGCAGATTTCAGGGTCTGACAGGTCAGTTTCCTGTCTGGAGGAGAGATTGGTAATGCAGATCCCAGGGTATTTCCTAGTGcaatttgtttatttactagataGATAGACAGGGAGGGTGTgcgtggggatagatagatagataggtagatagataggaTGTgcgtggggatagatagatagatagatagatagatagggtgtgcgtggggatagatagatagatagatatcttgGTTCCTGGTCATAAACTGCTCCCTCGCAATGCCCCCTGGCAGAAGCCCCAGTGCCAGTCACCAAAAAGCAGGTATCCTCTTTGTCTCTTGCACTCTCACCCTGTTCCTTGttcctgcctcagccctggggaaacccccataGTCCAAGCCGCTCACCTAGGACTGCATGGTCTGGATGGGTGCCCTGGCCATTAGCCCTCTTTGGGGGCAGCTGCTGTGCAGCACAAGGGACCTCGGGAAAGCCCTGGGACTCCAGGGGCCCCTGGGACTCCAGGGGCCCCTGGGAGCTCGTACATCAGTGACCGTTCAAGTGCACAACCCAAGCTCCTGCAGCCATAACGGCAACAGGAACGACCGCTCACCTGGCTGTTGCTTGGAAGTTTTCCAGGGCCGCTCCCCGCAGACGGACACTGGCGCCGTCTCATCGGTCCCCGAGAGCAGCAGTGTCGCTCAGAGACACTTCCCCGGCACAGAATGCAACAGGAGCCTGGAGGACTTGGTGTCTCGCCTGAAGCAGGGTCTGTGtcactcagcccagagcccctcagCAGGTAACTGCGGCTCGCGGTGGCTCTGAGCCCCTTGGCATGTTCCATGCACCGTGCAGGTAGAGAGGGGCCTGTTTGAAGGAGGCAGGCTATGGGCAGGCCAGCCTGCTagcctctttcctcctcccatcccagtTCTCAGGGGGCCATGGAGATTTTCTCTCACTCAGCGAGGCCAGAGGGGGGGCACTGTGGATGGGGGAGGCAAGAAGGGGATCTTCTCCCATCTTTCCTCCAAGGATAACAAATACgtcaagggctgttataaagacagcggggatcaattgttctctgtggcCACTGAAGGCAGGATGAGACGCagtgggcttcatctgcagcaagggagattcaggttagatattaggaaaaactttctaactctgagGGGAGTTacactctggaacaggcttcctagggaggatgtggaatcccAGTCACTGGAGGTGTTTAAGatcaggctggacaaacacctgccagggatgatctaggtttacttggtcatgCTCAGCACAGGAGACTGGACTttatgacctcttaaggtcccgtCCAACCAGacatttctatgagtctgtgaGAAGTGGTGCTGCTGAGAGAGAGTCTCCTTCCGCCAACCTCAGACCAGGAGAAGATGAGCCTGGGGgatctttccccttccccagcaacGGGAGGGAGGCCGGAGGTGGAGCAGAAACATGGATATTAGCATCTGGCACCAGATCCCAGTGAGGCCAGGCCATCAGAAAAAGCACTGGCCAGGGGTAGGAGACACGGCCATTTCCGACCTCCCCCATCCAAGTGGGCTCAGAGGAAGGAAATTTCTTTCCAAGTCTCCCCAGTGCCAGCAGTGGCCGGAGGTAGGGTAGACACTGGGTGCCTGAATTCCTTGTCTGGAGGCGTCAAGGGAAGGTGGGAAGTGCTGGCTACGGACAGACAAGCAAATACTTTTGTGATCTAACTTGGACAATGTTTGCTGGCCAACTAGCCCTGCTGGTCAGACACCTCTCAGTGGGGATTGTGGGGCACAGTGACCTCTAGGGGTCAGTCAGGGCAATTCTCAGGATGAGCAGGATTGCTGAGCGAATAATTGATTTTTCGTTACAGGGGCTGAACCAAGAAAACTAAGGGCtaaggggggcaggagggagaaaaaataaacaacGGTTCAAACCAAAACTGCGTTTTTTGGAAGATTTTCAATgtattggaaaaaaatgaaaaagcttcATTTTGTCAACCTaacactaatttatttttttcatttttcaggggtattttgtccttttaaaatgtatttatttttataatagccAAATTTGGAAGTTGAAATACTGTTTCAAAATGAGAGGTCGAAATGACACATTTTGATATGGCTGAAATGAACCATTTTGTCTTTTTTCGGAAAACAAACAATGTAGGGGGCCAAAACGATTGGTGGAAGAATTCAATCCAAAATTGTGAACAGCTTGAGTGCAAAAAAAATGCATAATTTGGCAATTTTACTATTTACTGAAATTTCCCCCAGCTCTAGTGAGCAGGACAGGTTGTTCTATGATACTAGTATAATGAATTCCAAGAAAGACTGTATTTAGTGATCGTAAAGATTTCATCGGGGTACTCAGTATCCATCCACCCAAAGGCACAGTCACGTTGCCTACAGCACTGTCAGAAACACACTCCAGCGGTCTCTGAGGCCTTCACTCCCACCTCCAGCGGCTACCAGAAAGCCCTAGGCATCCCAGCTTCCCCCAACCCTCACACAGAAACCTGAGCAGTGACCTCAGATGCTCTCTTGTAACAACAGAGCAGCACGTCTGCCTGTTACACAGCCCCTGGTTTGGGAACCAAGCGGATCTGCTTTGTCGGGGCTGAGGGCGTCCTTCGGGTTTTGCTCCGGCCTGCGAGAGGAGTAGAGATCGGGGCAGCGCGGAGGCAGCCGGGTATGGCTGAGGCTGAGCGTGTCGGGCTAGTTGTGGCTGATGCCTGGGGCTGGGAATGCCCGGGTGGTTCTGGGTGACGGTCGAGGGGGCAGCGATAGTGACGGGCGTAATGCTGAGCGAGGACcctagggctagatccacaaagggacttagatgaTTAACTGCCATCGAGGAGACTAAGTCCAACATTTCGATACTGCTGAGATCCTCAACACCCACTCCCAGCTGCCACTTAACCCTGTAGGTGAGTAGCATAAAGGACAGCTGGGGTTGCACAGAGCAGGATT from the Chelonia mydas isolate rCheMyd1 chromosome 14, rCheMyd1.pri.v2, whole genome shotgun sequence genome contains:
- the LOC102947949 gene encoding killer cell lectin-like receptor subfamily F member 1 isoform X3, giving the protein MVWMGALAISPLWGQLLCSTRDLGKALGLQGPLGLQGPLGARTSVTVQVHNPSSCSHNGNRNDRSPGCCLEVFQGRSPQTDTGAVSSVPESSSVAQRHFPGTECNRSLEDLVSRLKQGLCHSAQSPSADGSSCKLCPMDWLSHRGKCYWFSKDSKTWNESRADCSAKSSRKLVIQDGEEMAFIQNITRGLYHVWLGLRVTSPEKNWTWVDSSMLDQTLSAPKLKKNQ